One Hyphomicrobium album genomic window carries:
- a CDS encoding ABC transporter ATP-binding protein: MSFLEITGLSKGYGEGAARTDVLADINLSVAEGEFIAIVGFSGSGKTTLISAIAGLTKPDSGSIKVRDKDISGPGPERGIVFQSYSLMPWLSVYGNVSLAVDAVHKGKSATERGAIAHKYIDMVGLSHALDRRPAELSGGMRQRVAVARALAIQPEIILLDEPLSALDALTRAKLQDEFAEISSRERKTIILITNDVDEAILLADRIIPLTPGPKATLGPSFKVDLPRPRDRAAMNSDPEFIRIRGEVTACLMELGASRAASTQAEPVLPNVTPITAKAPKNELPLAYQKAAHSPIEERYVEFYEVRKTYPTPKGPLTVVDGFNLKMKKGEFVTLIGHSGCGKSTVLSMAAGLNKLSSGGIVLDGREIAGAGPDRAVVFQSPSLMPWLTARENVALGVDRVYPKASPAERRDIVEYYLHRVGLGDTMHRRAAELSNGMKQRVGIARAFALSPKLLLLDEPFGMLDSLTRWELQDVLMDVWARTKVTAVCVTHDVDEAILLADRVVMMSNGPNATIGNIMEVNLPRPRSRKMLLSHPDYYAYREELLDFLEAYEGGANPPPALLEDIKRKRAERLAAGPRLRIQAAE, translated from the coding sequence ATGAGCTTCCTCGAAATCACCGGACTTTCGAAAGGCTACGGCGAGGGCGCGGCGCGCACCGATGTGCTGGCCGACATCAACCTCTCCGTCGCCGAGGGTGAGTTCATCGCCATCGTCGGCTTCTCAGGATCGGGCAAGACGACGCTGATCTCCGCCATCGCCGGGCTGACCAAGCCGGACAGCGGCAGCATCAAGGTTCGCGACAAGGATATCTCCGGCCCGGGACCTGAGCGCGGCATCGTCTTCCAGTCGTATTCGCTGATGCCCTGGCTGAGCGTCTACGGCAACGTGTCGCTCGCTGTCGACGCCGTCCACAAGGGCAAGTCCGCCACCGAGCGCGGCGCCATCGCGCACAAGTATATCGATATGGTCGGCCTCTCGCACGCGCTCGACCGGCGCCCGGCGGAGCTGTCTGGCGGCATGCGCCAGCGCGTGGCGGTTGCGCGCGCACTCGCCATCCAACCCGAGATCATCCTGCTCGATGAGCCACTTTCCGCGCTCGACGCGCTGACGCGCGCCAAGCTGCAGGACGAGTTCGCGGAGATCTCCTCGCGCGAGCGCAAGACCATCATCCTCATCACCAACGACGTCGACGAGGCCATCCTCCTCGCTGACCGCATCATTCCACTGACGCCCGGGCCGAAGGCGACGCTTGGACCGTCCTTCAAGGTCGATCTGCCGCGCCCGCGCGACCGCGCGGCTATGAACTCGGACCCCGAGTTCATCCGTATCCGCGGCGAGGTGACCGCCTGCCTCATGGAGCTTGGCGCGTCACGCGCCGCCAGCACGCAGGCCGAACCCGTGCTGCCGAACGTTACGCCGATCACGGCGAAGGCGCCCAAGAACGAACTGCCGCTCGCCTATCAGAAGGCGGCCCATTCGCCCATCGAGGAGCGTTACGTCGAGTTCTACGAGGTGCGCAAGACGTACCCCACCCCGAAGGGCCCGCTCACTGTCGTCGACGGCTTCAACCTGAAAATGAAGAAGGGTGAGTTCGTCACCCTCATCGGCCATTCCGGCTGCGGCAAGTCGACGGTGTTGTCGATGGCGGCGGGGCTCAACAAGCTGTCGAGCGGCGGCATCGTCCTCGACGGTCGCGAGATTGCCGGCGCCGGCCCCGATCGGGCCGTCGTCTTCCAGTCCCCTTCGCTCATGCCCTGGCTTACGGCGCGCGAGAACGTCGCGCTCGGAGTCGACCGCGTCTATCCGAAGGCCAGCCCCGCCGAGCGGCGCGACATCGTCGAATACTATCTGCACCGCGTCGGCCTCGGTGACACCATGCACCGGCGCGCCGCCGAGCTGTCCAACGGCATGAAGCAACGTGTCGGCATCGCCCGCGCCTTCGCCCTGTCGCCCAAGCTGCTGCTGCTCGACGAGCCGTTCGGCATGCTCGACAGCCTTACTCGCTGGGAGCTGCAGGACGTGCTGATGGACGTCTGGGCGCGTACCAAGGTCACCGCCGTCTGCGTCACCCATGACGTCGATGAGGCGATCCTGCTCGCCGATCGCGTGGTGATGATGTCGAACGGACCGAACGCGACGATCGGCAACATCATGGAGGTGAACCTCCCGCGTCCGCGTTCGCGCAAGATGCTTCTGTCACACCCCGACTACTACGCGTACCGCGAGGAGCTCCTCGACTTCCTCGAAGCGTATGAAGGCGGCGCCAACCCGCCGCCTGCCCTTCTCGAAGACATCAAGCGCAAGCGAGCCGAACGTCTGGCTGCCGGCCCGCGCCTGCGCATCCAAGCAGCGGAATGA
- a CDS encoding ABC transporter permease, protein MTTASDTIAAADAGRLLRKERRFARINKAAGWLDALGFAWVTPLLKIAAGDNVGEQLGELKRVLIIPLLGIGMFVLAWGMLAPRVDTSLGALPGPAQVWEQALNLFADHHAERAKEAAFYARQEERNTALAAAGKPEEVKWRAYTGKPTFFDQILTSLKTVGLGFIIATILAVPLGIACGLSRTLNGAINPLIQLFKPVSPLAWLPIVTMIVSALYVNPSDALPKALLISAITVTLCSLWPTLINTALGVASIDKDLVNVGKVLQLSTLTTIRKLVLPSALPLIFTGMRLSLGVGWMVLIAAEMLAQNPGLGKFVWDEFQNGSSFSLARIMVAVLTIGIIGFMLDRVMYALQSAFTFQTNR, encoded by the coding sequence ATGACCACCGCATCCGACACGATTGCCGCCGCCGACGCGGGGCGCCTCCTCCGCAAGGAAAGGCGCTTTGCTCGCATCAACAAGGCTGCCGGCTGGCTCGATGCCCTCGGTTTTGCCTGGGTGACGCCCCTGCTGAAGATCGCGGCCGGCGACAACGTCGGCGAGCAGCTCGGCGAGTTGAAGCGCGTGCTCATCATCCCCTTGCTCGGGATCGGCATGTTTGTCCTTGCTTGGGGCATGCTCGCCCCGCGCGTCGACACCTCCCTCGGGGCTCTACCCGGGCCGGCGCAAGTGTGGGAGCAGGCGCTGAACCTGTTCGCCGATCACCACGCCGAGCGCGCCAAGGAAGCCGCGTTCTACGCCCGCCAAGAGGAGCGCAATACCGCCCTCGCCGCAGCGGGCAAGCCGGAAGAGGTTAAGTGGCGTGCCTATACGGGCAAGCCGACCTTCTTCGACCAGATCCTGACGTCGCTGAAGACCGTCGGCCTCGGCTTCATTATCGCGACAATACTCGCAGTGCCGCTCGGCATCGCCTGCGGTCTGTCGAGGACGCTGAACGGCGCGATCAACCCGCTCATCCAGCTCTTCAAGCCGGTGTCACCTCTCGCCTGGCTGCCGATCGTCACCATGATCGTCTCGGCGCTCTACGTGAACCCGAGCGATGCGCTGCCGAAGGCGCTGCTGATCTCAGCGATCACCGTAACGCTCTGCTCGCTCTGGCCGACACTCATCAATACCGCACTCGGTGTCGCCTCGATCGACAAGGATCTCGTCAACGTCGGCAAGGTGCTGCAGCTCTCGACGCTGACGACCATTCGCAAGCTGGTGTTGCCGTCCGCCTTGCCACTGATCTTCACCGGCATGCGCCTGTCGCTCGGCGTGGGCTGGATGGTGCTGATCGCCGCCGAGATGCTGGCGCAGAACCCTGGGCTCGGAAAGTTCGTGTGGGACGAGTTCCAGAACGGCTCGTCGTTCTCGCTGGCACGCATCATGGTGGCGGTGCTCACCATCGGCATCATCGGCTTCATGCTGGACCGCGTGATGTACGCGCTGCAGTCGGCCTTCACCTTCCAGACGAACCGGTGA
- a CDS encoding CmpA/NrtA family ABC transporter substrate-binding protein: MACFAAMMLVSMLSARAEPLVPEKDELKLGFIKLTDMAPLAIAKELGFFEEEGLYVTLEPQANWKVLLDRVISGELDGAHMLAGQPIAATIGFGTKAEIVTPFSMDLNGNAVTVSNDVWAMMKPSIPVADGKPAHPIKADALKPVVDKFRGDGKTFNMGMVFPVSTHNYELRYWLAAGKIHPGLYSSNDVSGQIKADVLLSVTPPPQMPATLEAGTIHGYCVGEPWNQAAVFKGIGVPIVTDYEIWKNNPEKVFGITKAFAEKNPKTTLALTKALIRAAMWLDENNNANRMKAVEILSKSEYVGADAKVIANSMTGTFEYEKGDKRAVPDFNVFFRHFATYPYYSDAVWYLTQMRRWGQIPEGKPDDWYATVAKSVYRPEIYLQAAKLLVAEGKAKEADFPWTADGYRAPTAEFIDGITYDGRKPNAYIDALPIGLKGQQKVDGSEVVGG; encoded by the coding sequence ATGGCCTGCTTCGCGGCCATGATGCTCGTCTCGATGCTCTCCGCTCGGGCCGAGCCGCTGGTACCCGAGAAGGACGAGCTCAAGCTCGGCTTCATCAAGCTCACCGACATGGCGCCGCTGGCGATCGCCAAGGAGCTCGGCTTCTTCGAGGAAGAGGGCCTCTACGTCACGCTCGAGCCGCAGGCGAACTGGAAGGTGCTGCTCGACCGCGTCATCAGCGGCGAGCTCGACGGCGCTCATATGCTCGCCGGCCAGCCGATCGCCGCCACCATCGGCTTTGGCACCAAGGCTGAAATCGTCACGCCGTTCTCGATGGACCTCAACGGCAACGCCGTCACCGTCTCCAACGACGTGTGGGCGATGATGAAGCCGAGCATCCCTGTGGCCGACGGCAAACCCGCGCACCCGATCAAGGCCGATGCCTTGAAGCCGGTGGTCGACAAGTTCCGCGGCGACGGCAAGACCTTCAACATGGGCATGGTCTTCCCCGTGTCCACGCACAACTACGAGCTGCGCTACTGGCTCGCCGCCGGCAAGATCCATCCCGGCCTCTATTCCTCGAACGACGTCTCAGGCCAGATCAAAGCCGACGTGCTCCTGTCGGTGACGCCGCCGCCGCAGATGCCGGCAACGCTCGAAGCCGGCACCATCCATGGCTACTGCGTCGGCGAGCCGTGGAACCAAGCCGCCGTATTCAAGGGCATCGGCGTACCCATCGTCACCGACTACGAGATCTGGAAGAACAACCCCGAGAAGGTGTTCGGCATCACCAAGGCGTTCGCCGAGAAGAATCCCAAGACGACGCTCGCGCTGACCAAGGCGCTCATTCGCGCCGCCATGTGGCTCGACGAGAACAACAACGCCAACCGCATGAAGGCGGTCGAGATCTTGTCGAAGTCGGAATACGTTGGCGCCGACGCCAAAGTCATCGCCAATTCGATGACCGGCACCTTTGAGTACGAGAAGGGCGACAAGCGCGCGGTGCCGGACTTCAACGTCTTCTTCCGCCACTTCGCGACCTACCCCTACTACTCGGACGCCGTCTGGTACCTCACGCAGATGCGCCGCTGGGGCCAGATCCCCGAAGGCAAGCCGGACGACTGGTACGCAACCGTCGCCAAGAGCGTCTATCGCCCCGAGATCTATCTGCAGGCGGCAAAGCTCCTCGTCGCCGAAGGCAAGGCGAAGGAAGCCGACTTCCCCTGGACTGCCGACGGCTATCGCGCACCGACGGCCGAGTTCATCGACGGCATCACCTACGACGGGCGCAAGCCGAACGCCTACATCGACGCGCTGCCCATCGGATTGAAGGGCCAGCAGAAGGTCGACGGCAGCGAAGTCGTCGGGGGATGA
- a CDS encoding CmpA/NrtA family ABC transporter substrate-binding protein: MSSGHQIFAGFMPLLDSSLLIAAKEKGFAASEGIDLVLMRETSWASIRDRMAVGHFQVAHMLAPMPIAANLGLTPLAVPTIAPMALGLGGNAVTVSNALWASMLGHGATPDLDPASTGRGIKAVCAERAARGEPVLRFAVVHPFSGHNYELRYWLAACGVDPRRDVEIVIVPPPLMADALASGGIDGYCVGEPWSTAAAIAGHGRIATVKAAIWRSSPEKVLGAGAKWAADNPEALAALLRALCRSAQWCADPGNHSELAGILAGTAYLGRPAAWMLHGLSGELDVGGGEVRRLAEFFVPFAKAATFPWKSHALWFYSQMVRWGQIAHSAENAAIARETYRPDLYRAALKPLGVALPTANAKVEGALKAPTPVGSAGASLTLGPDGFFDGTLFDPDRLEAYINSQSG, encoded by the coding sequence ATGAGCTCGGGGCACCAGATCTTCGCCGGCTTCATGCCGCTGCTGGACAGTTCTCTCCTCATCGCCGCCAAGGAAAAGGGGTTCGCCGCCTCCGAGGGCATCGACCTCGTGCTGATGCGGGAGACCTCGTGGGCGAGCATTCGCGACCGCATGGCCGTCGGCCATTTCCAGGTCGCCCACATGCTGGCGCCCATGCCGATAGCCGCCAATCTCGGCCTTACGCCGCTCGCCGTCCCGACGATTGCCCCGATGGCACTCGGGCTCGGCGGTAACGCGGTCACCGTCTCGAACGCACTTTGGGCAAGCATGCTCGGACACGGCGCCACGCCGGACCTCGACCCCGCATCGACGGGCCGCGGCATCAAGGCGGTGTGCGCCGAGCGGGCGGCGCGCGGGGAGCCGGTGCTGCGCTTTGCGGTCGTGCACCCGTTCTCCGGCCATAACTACGAGCTGCGCTATTGGCTCGCCGCCTGCGGTGTCGATCCGCGGCGCGACGTGGAGATCGTCATCGTCCCGCCGCCGCTGATGGCCGACGCCCTGGCGAGTGGCGGCATCGACGGCTACTGCGTCGGCGAGCCGTGGAGCACCGCGGCGGCCATCGCCGGACACGGACGCATCGCCACGGTGAAGGCGGCCATCTGGCGTTCGAGCCCGGAGAAAGTGCTGGGCGCCGGCGCCAAATGGGCGGCGGATAACCCGGAGGCGCTGGCGGCGCTGTTGCGCGCGCTGTGCCGGTCGGCGCAGTGGTGCGCCGACCCCGGCAACCACAGTGAGCTTGCCGGCATCCTCGCCGGCACCGCCTATCTGGGGCGCCCGGCCGCGTGGATGCTGCACGGTCTGTCGGGCGAGCTCGACGTCGGCGGCGGGGAGGTCCGGCGCCTCGCCGAGTTCTTCGTGCCCTTCGCCAAGGCGGCGACCTTCCCCTGGAAGAGCCACGCGCTGTGGTTCTATTCGCAGATGGTCCGCTGGGGGCAGATCGCGCATTCGGCGGAGAACGCCGCGATCGCCCGCGAGACCTATCGGCCCGACCTCTATCGCGCCGCATTGAAGCCGCTCGGCGTGGCGCTGCCCACTGCCAACGCCAAGGTGGAAGGAGCGCTCAAGGCGCCGACGCCGGTCGGCTCGGCGGGGGCCAGCTTGACACTCGGGCCGGACGGGTTTTTCGACGGCACGCTGTTCGATCCGGACCGGCTTGAGGCGTACATCAACTCGCAAAGTGGCTAG
- a CDS encoding ANTAR domain-containing response regulator, with product MPAAPTTLSILVIDENRLRAAVIEEGLRDAGYDNLTIVHDVAGIARRIADVNPDVIVIDLENPNRDMLENMFQLSKAVKRPIAMFVDRSDQAAIEAAVDAGVSAYVVDGLKRERVKPILDMAISRFNAFARMAHELQEARTELESRKLIDRAKGILMTTRGLSEADAYALLRKTAMNQNRKISEIAESLITAAGLLAPPEDS from the coding sequence ATGCCGGCAGCGCCGACCACGCTTTCGATCCTCGTCATCGACGAAAACCGGCTGCGTGCGGCGGTTATCGAGGAGGGCTTGCGCGATGCGGGCTACGACAATCTCACCATCGTGCACGATGTCGCCGGCATCGCCCGGCGCATCGCCGACGTTAACCCCGACGTCATCGTCATCGACCTCGAAAACCCCAACCGCGACATGCTGGAGAACATGTTCCAGCTATCCAAAGCGGTGAAGCGGCCCATCGCCATGTTTGTCGACCGCTCCGACCAGGCGGCAATCGAGGCGGCGGTGGACGCGGGCGTCTCCGCCTACGTGGTCGACGGGCTGAAGCGCGAGCGCGTGAAACCGATCCTCGACATGGCCATCAGCCGCTTCAACGCGTTCGCCCGCATGGCGCACGAGCTGCAGGAGGCGCGCACAGAGCTGGAAAGCCGCAAGCTCATCGACCGCGCCAAGGGCATCCTGATGACGACGCGCGGACTGTCGGAGGCCGATGCCTACGCGCTGCTGCGCAAGACCGCCATGAACCAGAACCGCAAGATTTCCGAGATCGCCGAGAGCCTGATCACGGCCGCTGGCTTGCTCGCTCCGCCGGAGGATTCCTGA